The following coding sequences are from one Nicotiana tomentosiformis chromosome 3, ASM39032v3, whole genome shotgun sequence window:
- the LOC138907793 gene encoding uncharacterized protein, producing the protein MKGRQSSEASLDIVTGILTVQYHDVYALIDPVSTFSYVTPYVAMEFGIEPESFHELFSVSTLVGESIVAARVYSDCVITVHGRDTMTNLIELGMVYFDVIIGMDWLYSCFSKLNCRTRTIRFEFPNDPVVEWKGDDVVPKGRFIYYLKAVKIINKGCIYHFVQVTDTDAEAPSFEYVPVVNEFLEVFPDKLPGIPPDREINFGIDVMLCTQPISIPPYRMEPAELRELKE; encoded by the coding sequence ATGAAGGGTCGCCAaagttcagaggcttctctagatatcgtcacaggtatattaactgtccaatatcatgatgtgtatgctcttattgatcctgtTTCCACCTTCTcctatgtcactccctatgttgctatggaatttgggatagaaccggaatcgTTTCATGAgctgttctctgtatctactctggttggtgagtctattgtggccgcgcgggtttatagtgACTGTGTTAtcacggtgcatggtcgggacaccatgaccaatcttattgaactagggatggtttattttgatgtaatcatagggatggactggctttattcatgtttttctaaACTTAATTGCCGAACTAGAACCATTagatttgaatttccaaatgatccagttgttgagtggaagggggatgatgtggtgccgaagggtaggtttatttattACCTTAAGGCCGTCAAGAtaatcaacaagggatgtatttaccattttgtCCAGGTTACGGACACCGACGCTGAGGCACCTTCATTTGAATATgtaccagttgtgaatgaatttttggaggtctttcctgataaactccctgggatccctccagatagggagattaattttgggattgatgtgatgctatgcacgcaacctatatctattccaccttatagaatggaaCCAGCAGAGTTGAGGGAGCTAAAGGAATAA